ACGGACCAACACCCGGGAGGGTGTTGGCTGGTAGACGGCTCGGCGGCACGCTGCAATCGGCAGGGGCGGGTCTAAGACCCGCCCCCACATTCGGAAGTAGCTATATCTTCGGTCCGGCCGCGCAGACCTCGGGCGGGGTGCCGGACTCGAATTTTTTGAAGTTCTCGATGAAGCGGGCCGCCAGATCGCGATAGGCCTGTTTGTAGGCGGCCTTGTCCGACCACGCGCGGTCGGGATACATCACGTCCTCGGGAACATCGGGACAACGCTTGGGAACGCTGAAGCCGAACACCGGATCGGTGTAGTACTCGACGTCCTTGAGCGCACCCGACAAAGCCGCATTGAGGAGATTGCGGGTGTGCCTAATCGAGATGCGCTTGCCGATGCCGTACTTGCCGCCCACCCAGCCGGTGTTGACCAGCCAGCAGTCCACGCCGTAGCGGTTGATCTTGTCCCGCAGCAGCCCCGCGTACTTGGCCGGATGATGAACCATGAACGGAGCGCCGAAACACGTCGAGAATGTGATCTCTGGTTCAATGCCGAGGCCCACTTCCGTGCCGGCGATCTTGGCCGTGTAGCCGGACAGGAAGTGATACATGGCCTGCTCGACGGTGAGCCTCGCAATGGGCGGCATCACGCCCGACGCATCGCAAGTGAGCATGATGATGTTCTGGGGATGCCCGGCCATCTTCTCGGGTACCGCATTCTCGATAAACGTCAGCGGATAGGACGCGCGGGTGTTTTCGGTGAGGGTTTCGTCGTCGAGATCAATCTGCCGCGAATTCACGTCGAAGATCACGTTCTCGAGGAGCGATCCGAATTTGCGGGTACAGGCGTAGATCTGCGGTTCGGCGGTGGGGGAGAGGGCAATCACCTTTGCGTAGCAGCCGTTCTCGATATTGAAGATGCCCTCGTCGGTCCAGCCGTGCTCGTCGTCGCCGATCAGCCCAAGACCGGGATCGGCCGAGAGCGTGGTCTTGCCGGTTCCCGAAAGTCCGAAGAAGAGCGCGCTATCTCCCTTCTCGCCCACGTTGGCCGAGCAATGCATCGAGAGCACGCCCTCCAGCGGCAGCAGATAGTTCATGATGGTGAACACGCTCTTCTTGATTTCGCCCGCGTAGGCGGAGTAGCCGATGATGCACAAGCGCTGCTCGAAATTGAG
The genomic region above belongs to bacterium and contains:
- the pckA gene encoding phosphoenolpyruvate carboxykinase (ATP), with product MNNILDIKSPCQKQAAFYKSDFGLDHHGMQNLHQPYWNLPVEALYEEVVFRGEGRITSQGPIIVNTGKHTARSANDKFVVREETTKGNVWWGEYNRPFNPDKFNEVYDRLLGYLQGRDVFVQDCYAGADPNHRLPVRVITELAWHSIFARTMFIPCQTKEEYQRFAPDFTVISVPGFRSFPQIDGTPANTFILLNFEQRLCIIGYSAYAGEIKKSVFTIMNYLLPLEGVLSMHCSANVGEKGDSALFFGLSGTGKTTLSADPGLGLIGDDEHGWTDEGIFNIENGCYAKVIALSPTAEPQIYACTRKFGSLLENVIFDVNSRQIDLDDETLTENTRASYPLTFIENAVPEKMAGHPQNIIMLTCDASGVMPPIARLTVEQAMYHFLSGYTAKIAGTEVGLGIEPEITFSTCFGAPFMVHHPAKYAGLLRDKINRYGVDCWLVNTGWVGGKYGIGKRISIRHTRNLLNAALSGALKDVEYYTDPVFGFSVPKRCPDVPEDVMYPDRAWSDKAAYKQAYRDLAARFIENFKKFESGTPPEVCAAGPKI